The proteins below come from a single Bacteroidota bacterium genomic window:
- a CDS encoding DUF3185 family protein has protein sequence MSKALSLGLLAGGILLLIFGFIEYDSTSSNISRFFDGSATDKSIWLLVGGVIAAVAGMAGIARSAKAA, from the coding sequence ATGAGCAAAGCTCTTTCACTCGGTCTTCTTGCCGGAGGTATTTTGTTACTCATCTTCGGTTTTATCGAGTACGACTCAACCAGCTCGAACATTTCCCGGTTTTTTGACGGCTCAGCCACCGACAAGTCCATTTGGCTGCTTGTCGGCGGTGTCATCGCCGCCGTTGCCGGGATGGCCGGGATCGCGCGAAGTGCGAAGGCCGCTTGA